In Pithys albifrons albifrons isolate INPA30051 chromosome 6, PitAlb_v1, whole genome shotgun sequence, a single genomic region encodes these proteins:
- the F2 gene encoding prothrombin isoform X2 → MAHTKASLLRGLLFSSLLHLTLGQAEVFLEKGQALSLLKRPRRANKGFLEEMLKGNLERECLEETCSFEEAFEALESTDQTEAFWSKYRVCQGQRTSRTVLDACLEGDCSLGLGQNYRGKISYTKSGIECQVWTSKYPHIPKFNATIYPNLIENYCRNPNNNSEGPWCYTRDPTVEREECPIPVCGEERTTVPFTPRVTPPPPVEPCEQEKGMLYTGTLSVTVSGAKCLPWNSEKAKEVLHGKDLDPEVKLLENYCRNPDRDDEGVWCVTDQPPYFDYCDLHYCDSLLEDEELEEISGRSTHPQEFKTFFDHKTFGSGEADCGTRPLFEKKKLMDQSEKELLESMTGRIVHGDDAEVGSSPWQVMLYKKSPQELLCGASLISDRWILTAAHCLYYPPWDKNLTTNDILVRIGKHVRTKYEKNKEKIALLDKIIIHPKYNWKENMDRDIALMHLRRPVVFSDYIHPVCLPTKEVVQRLMLAGYKGRVTGWGNLKETWATSPSNLPTVLQQLNVPIVDQSTCKASTKVKVTDNMFCAGYSPDDSKRGDACEGDSGGPFVMKNPEDNRWYQVGIVSWGEGCDRDGKYGFYTHVFRLKKWMQKVIEKQR, encoded by the exons ATGGCGCACACCAAAGCCAGCCTACTGAGGGgcctgctcttctccagccttCTGCACCTCACCTTGGGCCAGGCTGAAG TTTTCCTGGAAAAGGGGCAGGCATTGTCACTGCTCAAGCGCCCACGTCGTGCCAACAAGGGATTTCTAGAAGAGATGCTTAAGGGAAACCTGGAGCGAGAGTGCCTGGAGGAGACATGCAGTTTTGAGGAGGCTTTTGAAGCCCTTGAATCCACTGATCAGACG gagGCATTTTGGTCAAAATACCGAG TATGTCAGGGCCAGAGAACGTCCAGGACTGTTCTGGATGCTTGTCTAGAAG GTGACTGCTCTCTTGGGCTGGGCCAGAACTATCGGGGAAAAATCAGCTACACCAAATCGGGGATTGAATGTCAAGTGTGGACAAGCAAATATCCACATATTCCTAA ATTTAATGCCACCATTTATCCCAACCTCATTGAGAACTACTGCAGGAACCCAAACAACAATTCAGAAGGCCCCTGGTGCTACACCCGAGACCCAACAGTGGAACGAGAGGAGTGTCCCATCCCAGTGTGTG GTGAAGAAAGGACAACAGTTCCATTTACTCCACGGGTCACCCCACCTCCCCCTGTGGAGCCTTGTGAACAAGAGAAAGGCATGCTTTACACAGGGACCCTCTCAGTCACAGTGTCGGGAGCTAAGTGTCTGCCGTGGAACTCTGAAAAAGCCAAAGAGGTGCTCCACGGAAAAGACCTTGACCCAGAGGTGAAGCTGTTGGAGAATTACTGTCGGAATCCAGACAGAGATGACGAGGGTGTCTGGTGTGTCACAGATCAACCACCCTACTTTGACTATTGCGATCTGCACTACTGCG ACAGCTTGCTAGAGGATGAAGAGTTGGAGGAAATATCAGGACGTTCTACTCATCCTCAAGAGTTCAAAACCTTCTTTGATCACAAAACTTTTGGTTCAGGTGAAGCAG ACTGTGGCACTCGTCCTttatttgagaagaaaaagttAATGGACCAAAGTGAGAAGGAGCTGTTAGAGTCCATGACAGGCAGAATTGTCCATGGGGATGATGCAGAAGTCGGCAGCTCCCCCTG GCAGGTGATGCTCTATAAAAAGtctcctcaggagctgctgtgtggTGCCAGCCTCATCAGTGACAGGTGGATCCTGACTGCTGCTCATTGTCTTTATTATCCACCCTGGGACAAGAACTTAACTACAAATGACATCTTGGTGCGGATTGGCAAGCACGTAAGGACAAA AtatgaaaagaataaagaaaagatTGCTCTGTTGGATAAAATCATCATCCATCCTAAGTACAACTGGAAAGAGAACATGGACCGAGACATTGCACTCATGCACTTAAGGAGACCTGTCGTCTTTAGTGACTACATCCATCCTGTCTGCCTGCCTACCAAAGAGGTTGTGCAGAG GCTGATGCTGGCAGGCTACAAAGGGCGCGTAACTGGTTGGGGAAACTTGAAAGAAACATGGGCCACTAGCCCCAGCAACCTGCCCACAGTTCTGCAACAGCTCAATGTGCCCATTGTAGACCAGAGTACGTGCAAGGCATCCACCAAAGTTAAAGTCACTGACAACATGTTTTGTGCAG GTTACAGTCCTGATGACTCGAAGAGAGGAGATGCCTGTGAAGGGGACAGTGGGGGACCTTTTGTAATGAAG AACCCAGAGGACAACCGTTGGTATCAAGTGGGAATAGTTTCATGGGGAGAAGGCTGTGACCGAGATGGCAAATACGGATTTTACACCCACGTATTCCGCCTGAAAAAGTGGATGCAAAAAGTCATTGAAAAACAGAGGTAA
- the F2 gene encoding prothrombin isoform X1: MNSRELALIIRCKPGRASPLCMVHCGRLGCGITTSAACGFWKLKGKKRGASSCKQPFDCQCSDPVVFLEKGQALSLLKRPRRANKGFLEEMLKGNLERECLEETCSFEEAFEALESTDQTEAFWSKYRVCQGQRTSRTVLDACLEGDCSLGLGQNYRGKISYTKSGIECQVWTSKYPHIPKFNATIYPNLIENYCRNPNNNSEGPWCYTRDPTVEREECPIPVCGEERTTVPFTPRVTPPPPVEPCEQEKGMLYTGTLSVTVSGAKCLPWNSEKAKEVLHGKDLDPEVKLLENYCRNPDRDDEGVWCVTDQPPYFDYCDLHYCDSLLEDEELEEISGRSTHPQEFKTFFDHKTFGSGEADCGTRPLFEKKKLMDQSEKELLESMTGRIVHGDDAEVGSSPWQVMLYKKSPQELLCGASLISDRWILTAAHCLYYPPWDKNLTTNDILVRIGKHVRTKYEKNKEKIALLDKIIIHPKYNWKENMDRDIALMHLRRPVVFSDYIHPVCLPTKEVVQRLMLAGYKGRVTGWGNLKETWATSPSNLPTVLQQLNVPIVDQSTCKASTKVKVTDNMFCAGYSPDDSKRGDACEGDSGGPFVMKNPEDNRWYQVGIVSWGEGCDRDGKYGFYTHVFRLKKWMQKVIEKQR; this comes from the exons ATGAATTCCAGAGAGCTTGCTCTGATCATCAGGTGTAAACCAGGCAGGGCTTCTCCTCTCTGTATGGTGCACTGTGGgaggctgggctgtgggatcACTACATCAGCTGCTTGTGGTTTTtggaaactgaaaggaaaaaaacgaGGGGCCTCCAGCTGCAAACAGCCCTTTGACTGTCAGTGTTCTGACCCGGTAGTTTTCCTGGAAAAGGGGCAGGCATTGTCACTGCTCAAGCGCCCACGTCGTGCCAACAAGGGATTTCTAGAAGAGATGCTTAAGGGAAACCTGGAGCGAGAGTGCCTGGAGGAGACATGCAGTTTTGAGGAGGCTTTTGAAGCCCTTGAATCCACTGATCAGACG gagGCATTTTGGTCAAAATACCGAG TATGTCAGGGCCAGAGAACGTCCAGGACTGTTCTGGATGCTTGTCTAGAAG GTGACTGCTCTCTTGGGCTGGGCCAGAACTATCGGGGAAAAATCAGCTACACCAAATCGGGGATTGAATGTCAAGTGTGGACAAGCAAATATCCACATATTCCTAA ATTTAATGCCACCATTTATCCCAACCTCATTGAGAACTACTGCAGGAACCCAAACAACAATTCAGAAGGCCCCTGGTGCTACACCCGAGACCCAACAGTGGAACGAGAGGAGTGTCCCATCCCAGTGTGTG GTGAAGAAAGGACAACAGTTCCATTTACTCCACGGGTCACCCCACCTCCCCCTGTGGAGCCTTGTGAACAAGAGAAAGGCATGCTTTACACAGGGACCCTCTCAGTCACAGTGTCGGGAGCTAAGTGTCTGCCGTGGAACTCTGAAAAAGCCAAAGAGGTGCTCCACGGAAAAGACCTTGACCCAGAGGTGAAGCTGTTGGAGAATTACTGTCGGAATCCAGACAGAGATGACGAGGGTGTCTGGTGTGTCACAGATCAACCACCCTACTTTGACTATTGCGATCTGCACTACTGCG ACAGCTTGCTAGAGGATGAAGAGTTGGAGGAAATATCAGGACGTTCTACTCATCCTCAAGAGTTCAAAACCTTCTTTGATCACAAAACTTTTGGTTCAGGTGAAGCAG ACTGTGGCACTCGTCCTttatttgagaagaaaaagttAATGGACCAAAGTGAGAAGGAGCTGTTAGAGTCCATGACAGGCAGAATTGTCCATGGGGATGATGCAGAAGTCGGCAGCTCCCCCTG GCAGGTGATGCTCTATAAAAAGtctcctcaggagctgctgtgtggTGCCAGCCTCATCAGTGACAGGTGGATCCTGACTGCTGCTCATTGTCTTTATTATCCACCCTGGGACAAGAACTTAACTACAAATGACATCTTGGTGCGGATTGGCAAGCACGTAAGGACAAA AtatgaaaagaataaagaaaagatTGCTCTGTTGGATAAAATCATCATCCATCCTAAGTACAACTGGAAAGAGAACATGGACCGAGACATTGCACTCATGCACTTAAGGAGACCTGTCGTCTTTAGTGACTACATCCATCCTGTCTGCCTGCCTACCAAAGAGGTTGTGCAGAG GCTGATGCTGGCAGGCTACAAAGGGCGCGTAACTGGTTGGGGAAACTTGAAAGAAACATGGGCCACTAGCCCCAGCAACCTGCCCACAGTTCTGCAACAGCTCAATGTGCCCATTGTAGACCAGAGTACGTGCAAGGCATCCACCAAAGTTAAAGTCACTGACAACATGTTTTGTGCAG GTTACAGTCCTGATGACTCGAAGAGAGGAGATGCCTGTGAAGGGGACAGTGGGGGACCTTTTGTAATGAAG AACCCAGAGGACAACCGTTGGTATCAAGTGGGAATAGTTTCATGGGGAGAAGGCTGTGACCGAGATGGCAAATACGGATTTTACACCCACGTATTCCGCCTGAAAAAGTGGATGCAAAAAGTCATTGAAAAACAGAGGTAA